The genomic window aaaaatagaaaataaagcttgaaaaatatttatagtcACAAAAATAAcgaaattttagcaaaaatttcaaatttaataaatttctatTTAACATTTATTCTATTTCTTCTTACTTGAAAATCacaatgtaaaatttaaaaatagagacAACAATAAATGAActaatgtttttctttttaaatatgctaatttatttttttaaataaaaattttgcactATTCTTAATTGGGTCAATTTTGAGTatctaatatttaatttaagtAGTTGATGTCATCACATTAAAccctaattaaatatttaattcaaaattactCGACACGAatagaacataaaaaaaaattaaaggaagagGTTGTTAGATTTTGAGtgctcaaatttaaattttaccatGCACATATACTATGTATAAATTCTTCagcaaattattttaaatttaagtatcATCACATGTGATTCTgatttgaatatattttaatttcgttattttaaataaattgtaaaaataatattaatgtaaCTAAAATGCATGAATATTTCTTTTCTTGGGAGAAAAAATGCATGGATATCTTAAATCTATATCATTCTATTTGTTGATATATCAAAGTATCAAACTGTCAATTTGATGGTTGAAGCCAAGTTAGAGGTAGAGATGGCATGGCCACGGGAAAACTCTCCATATCACATGTGCTGCCTCTGTTGGGCTTTTGTTATGTTCCAGTAGTCATTAGGAGCCCAACTTGTAGCTTTGGACGGACTCCACTGTCTTTCATTTtgtatactcttttttttttaaataatttcattataaattttgattatatctatattttttggCAAACTATTTTAGAACTACTTATAgtgaggataatacgcttcagcgcACTCAAAACCACGTCCTACATTGATAACAATATTAATGTCAATTGAACTATCCTATTGTCTCCAATTATTGTGTTTACTCATGTGACACCCCTAGGCCacatccgtcgtcggaatagggtttcagagcattaccgatcaaacagacataatttcaaatatttcatattatcaaaacaagtcatcaaagcatcattttaacccaaattataaacatatcaaatccaaatcaattttgcctagttcatgagcacttaaacatagaattaaattcacatgcacctatctagatttagttcaatttatcatgccataatatggcttcaaaaacaaacacatatttatatgtataaaaccaaccaaaattaaacttataacctcatttacaatcaaaccacaaaatgactattatttagacaccctaagtacatgccgacacaaaggataaacatcaccacatttgagttcgggattattgttggatgttgaattggcgattgtataatttaaacatagaattaaataatatatgtattttaacttaaaatttaggATATTTCATCATTATCTAAAGAATATgacataattgcttctttagtccttttagtttttttctttaatctataatttaactttcaccttttatgcaatttagtctttttacctaattactcttaattcatgaagatccacctaaccaaaacctaattaaccacacaactaacttcgtaaatatttacgagtctaattTACGAAATTAAAGTCTCAAAAATACATTTTCTGCCACGTATGACTATCAGTTATTACAACTCAAGCGTTCCTTTGTAAGTGACAATCCTTTATATTTATCTTTATCATGATAACAACTGGGCTCATATCTCATATGGTAATTGTTGTTAATAGTACATGAACCATATAAAAGTTTAGCATTTCATTGTCATTTAACcacagcattgaaaaagagcaacagatgaccaaaaaaaaaaaaggtgcacGTTGAAACATAACTATAGTCACGTTTCCAAGCTTACAAATTCCATCAGAAATGGAGCCCATCATCATCACTACTCACCACCAAGCAACCCAAGAAACCTACAAACACCATTAATgtttatcacatatcaaatattacacacacacaaaaaaaccCTCTCCCAAAGGCTTTTGGCTTTACCTACATCAAACGTTAGAGATCTGTCATTGTTaaacctttctttttttcttttcttctaaatTTCTTGAAATTGTATTGAAGATTCAGATTTTGGGTTACTTCCACGAAGAACACTCTTTGGGGAGAAACCAATAAAGCCGGAAGAGAGATTGCTGCTGCTGCCACTACTGCTAGTATTACTGTTATCAAGTTGCAGAGAAATGGAGAGGTTGGTGCCAGCATTTCCATGGCTGATAATACGACTACCACTACTGGTAGCTTGAGAAGCTTCCACAAGCTTTCTTGAACGCTGTCGGCCTCTATGCATGTGTCTCTCACAGTATTTATGGTCTGGGACTGCTTCTTTGCTGCACCTCCATTTCTTCCCATCCGTACGTCTACATCTTCCTGGCTCTGGATCAACCCCATTCTTATACTCCAAGTGCAATGGTCCAGAACCCAAATCTGAATCAACAACatcaaagcaaaaacaaaaatcatTTCATCTAATCTAtgaaccaagaaaaagaagggtgTTTAGTGTTTACAGTTAGAGTAGAGTTGATAAGGATTGGCATGGAGACCACCAAGAGAACCAGCAACACTTTTCCATATAGGGAGAAGGAGATGATTAGGGACAGGGAGACCAGCTTCCATGTACTTGTAGATAAGAGATTGAAGCTGCAGTTCTTGTAGTTGAAAAACAGTGAAGCCACACGATTTTGTGAACCCAGTTGGTCTATGATCAGATCCACGTCCAAGCTCAAGACCTAGCCCAATTGGAGGCGACCCTTCTCCACCACTCAACATATTACTCTCCATGTTTGTAAGTCCAATCCctgcaaaaaaagaaaataaaaggtttaccAATGCATGATAGTCAAGAGAGAGAGAGTATAAAAAGAAGAGTGTACCGAAGTCTGCAAAACGGGCAATCTTGAGAGGTGTGTATTGAGGTTCCATTTCTTGATAATCAGTATGAGGGTCAAAAGCAGAGAAGAAGATGCAGTATGGACTGGCAACATACACTGGATTAACAGTAGTAAAAGGCCTAAAAGATTTACACACACTCTGAAAGTTGCAGCAGTaagaatagatttttttttttcagGTCAGAAAATTTTTTAGTTCCCTAACAGTTTAAATGAGGATGGGTGGGGGAGGTATCTTCTTAAATGGGtttcacaaaaaaaagaaaaaaaaaattcttaccgTGTTGTTTTAAAACCTGACAAATGCAGCAATGACAGCAAGCAAGCAAGGCACGCCCCAGTTGTCTTTCTATGAATCCTTTGTCTCTATGCAAAAACAAAGAGCGAGAGAGAAAGATTAAAGTGAGAGTGAAGTGTTCTGACATTGTCAGGAAACTCTGCAGGGTGTTTGCAGACACAAACGCGTCTGTCAGGTCATGAATCGTGACAACTAGAATCTGGGACCCCCATTATATGACAAAGGAGGACAGAGTTTTCTTTTTGGCCTGATTTGCTTATTTGCCACTTAGGAACAAGCAACAGTTTCATTTTCATTAAACAGCAGATATGCTTAAGTAGAAGACGTGAGTGAGTTAAATTTTGATGATATGAGCTGCTGGGAGGGAAGAGAGTGATGAATGAGTAGGATTTGGTCAACAGTTACGGTTTCGACTTGGATTTGATTACTTCATTCCTGGCGTACGCAAATTAAGAAGCCCAACTAAAAGATAACATTGAATTGGAGCTTTCAATACTCAAACTTCTAGGTGTTTTTTTTTTAGCATTGTTATACTTGTGTCAGCTGCCTATTGCTTTGCTTATTTGTTTAGATAATATACCAACGGTCAAAACTCAGTCAAAAACAAATTGTAAATGAAGTCGCCCGGACTCGAACCGGAGACCTTCAGTGTGCTGGACAGAAGTGATAACCAACTACACCATGACACCATTTCAAACTTAATTGTATTTTTGCTTTAAATCACCATTTTCATATTGTTTGGTTGTATTATATCTGCTTTCCCTGGGTAAAAGTATAATGGAAAcctttatgttaaaatatggtcCGATTGCATTTTACCACCTCCActcaaaatatgatcaaattagtctttttatattagattaaaaagcaatttaatcttttatgttaaaatttccattcatttgtattgttaaaaattaacgtaactaagagaaaaaaattttaactgcaaaaatggataattttttttaataaaaagactaatttactttttgatctaatgtataaggagtaatttacccatttttgagTGGAGAGAGCAAAATACAATGCAACTCCTAATATAATGGTTTCTTTAATACTTTTACcgttttgtttgtttttcaagCATTCTGCAAGAATTGGATTGCTTTTAGCATGGAGCAGAGACCCATTACTGTGCAACTTATCAAATGGAGAATTGGAAGGTTGTTTTTTGGTAACTTTGATGTGCAACAATTGGATTATAATTTCTTTTGtagaaatgatcatatgaacggattttttcttcaatttttttgttcATTATAGCTTAAGAGAGATTTTCTACAGACAGGATGGCTGTTAGAATAAAGCCTCAAGGTGAATTCTATATTATATATTGGAATGCCTGCACATAGATCAGCCAAGTGCTAAGAAAAGCCAAGTAAACCGCAAAGAGAGTTAAATTATACTTCATTTTCTGTCAAATTAAGACCATCTCAAATATGCACAAGGACTTTGACAAATGTTGGTGAGGCAAATTCATCTTTTGCTTAAGGTAACTTAATGACATTTACTTGAGCagaatcagaatataaaattggtgaattcacTCAAGGGTATGTCAAATACATACCTATATCTAACGCTCATCAATTATATCCAGTTATAGATGTGGAGTATCTTTGCTTTTCTAAACTCAAAATCAATACTTGATAATGAAGttgcttaaaaaatttaaatggtaATAATGTCTATCAGAAGATCAACAACAACAATAAGCAGAAAGGTTTGAGAGAAAAATCCATGAAAAGAATTAATATGGTCATTTCATGTGCCAAAGAAGTCCTACAAAGTGCATTTATATGAAATAGAAACATTGGAAAATCAGCCTGTTTGCTGCTGGAATTAAGGTAAATTTCTCCAAAAAAGGGGAGATACAGAATTGATACAAAGTTTAGAAAGTCGTTCAAATAAGAGGTACATACAGTTTCAATTTTCACATCCCTACCTTGTGCATTTTCAAAAGCTCCAATAAATCAGTTATTAGTAACAAAGAAATAAAGCAACAGAGATTAGGAACTAGTGAAAACCAACAGATGACGATAAGAATGGTTATTTTTGTAAAACAGCCTCTTACAATATTAGTAACCCCTTGCTGATTCTCAAGAATGCTAGCatagaaaaaattatcaaaaaggaATATGGAATCGGGTTATCACAATTAGCAGATAAAAGGCTCCCTCCCCGACTGAAAACAGAAAGGAGAGGCCCTTAGAGCAGAGAAAAAGGTATACCGTCTCAGTAGTTCACGACTGATCCATTTATAGTGCAACATTTACATCACGATTGCTGTGGGAAACAACTTGCAAGTTTACTCTCATCAACCAAATCCAGGAGGCACATCAGGGTCATCATCACTGACATCACACGGATGCTTCTGATCAATATCTACAGAAAAGCCAGGTGGCACACAAACATCAACATCATCTTGTTCCTGCCCCTCCTGTGAGTGACTGGGCTCTTCCTTACAGTTCTTCAAAGCTCCATCATAAGGCCTAGGAAGCTGCTGTTTAGCCTTGTGAGATTGCTGACAGTGGCTGCTGTGACGATTATTTGACATAGAGAAACCTGGTGGTTCTTGTGGATCACCATCAGATAATGTCTCATCGACTCTTCTAGCTGTGGCCTTAATGGTACCATTACTCTCAGATTCCTTTTCAACATGTACCATTTCATGGACAGATGATtcacctttttctttcccttgaGGTGTAGCTAATTTATCATAAACAGATTGTACCGTTTCTGTAATTTCAGTTCTCATGCTACCTTCCGAGCTTATTATTTCCCAGAGACTATCTGAAATCTGGCCCATCACTTTGTTC from Gossypium hirsutum isolate 1008001.06 chromosome D12, Gossypium_hirsutum_v2.1, whole genome shotgun sequence includes these protein-coding regions:
- the LOC107946982 gene encoding uncharacterized protein, which produces MGEENKKIRKEEVIAKLKDDGDFDKLRLKIIRKLKDNEELRNNIISAVKQSAALNRPGAENMKVRQLSDAIHDEVGNKVMGQISDSLWEIISSEGSMRTEITETVQSVYDKLATPQGKEKGESSVHEMVHVEKESESNGTIKATARRVDETLSDGDPQEPPGFSMSNNRHSSHCQQSHKAKQQLPRPYDGALKNCKEEPSHSQEGQEQDDVDVCVPPGFSVDIDQKHPCDVSDDDPDVPPGFG
- the LOC107946980 gene encoding growth-regulating factor 10 — protein: MEPQYTPLKIARFADFGIGLTNMESNMLSGGEGSPPIGLGLELGRGSDHRPTGFTKSCGFTVFQLQELQLQSLIYKYMEAGLPVPNHLLLPIWKSVAGSLGGLHANPYQLYSNYLGSGPLHLEYKNGVDPEPGRCRRTDGKKWRCSKEAVPDHKYCERHMHRGRQRSRKLVEASQATSSGSRIISHGNAGTNLSISLQLDNSNTSSSGSSSNLSSGFIGFSPKSVLRGSNPKSESSIQFQEI